aATGGTGGGGCACAACGACAAATGAAAGAGATCATGGCACTGTTTCTCCAATGTAAATAGACAACGATGAAAAATGAGAGAGACGGAGTGGTGTCGCaacaatgaaaatgaaagagaTAAATGGTGGAGCAGTAGagtataatgatattttttattagtaagaaATATTCATCAATTTTATCAATGATTTGATTAATctattcttttaataatatttttttcatcataaaaTTCTAACTTAAAATCTTacctaaaaaaatcaaatttaatatcacTGGAATCAATCATTGATAAAATACAATTATATGAGTCTAGTTTTACTGTTCCATAAATTTGTCCATCGGATCCTTCAAATTGTATTCCATAAACTTCTTTTTACAatgtaaaaaagttgatgacttgtggaatttaaattttggaaatatgagaaaaaataaactttcaaaaattcaatgttggtcaatttttttacataacttcaaataaataatctgaaatttaatttctgaaatgataaaatcaaacacatttataattatattattgaaataaaaaaaggatcgaaaaaaatatgtcattaattttttaagcaaaaaaagtctcacaaaagatttatcttaatttttgctTTAGGTTTTACTTTCTGTTGTATTGGCCTTTGATCAagtgaaaaaaatgtaattccCTATTAGTGTCTGTTTTAAGCATTTTGTTCAGATGAATCATCATTTGCttgcatttcttttatttatttatataataaaattataatttcaaataatttattttctaaattatattaaaaattaaactaatatacattaaaataaaattaattattacttaaaactaattaatagattattatttttaaaaaatataagtgaactttaaaaagaaaaaatattagttattattagttaatttttactTAGTTTAAATATGCTTATAGTTAGTCAAATTTGTGGCAAGTTTTGgttctcaaaatttaaaattgatatttttaaaatctgtatcaaaaaaaaattgttttagtcattttactaaaatgtcATTAGAAACTTCGCTTACTTGACTAACACATTAGAAGTCTTCTAGGCGGCATCCTACcttgatttttatattcttatagtCAAATACCCTACTACATGTATGTTTTCGTTTTAAAGTGTTCATGTTAACCGCATTTAGGCATAATATGcttataaggattaaaacaagtttttttttttttttccttttccttattATAGGATTAAAAAGATCAACTTTgaatttaacatatttaaaactttgacatttttagtttataaatttttgaGTGAACACGAGATATTCTTCGATTGAAAGTGAAGAATTAATTTCTAATCGCTAAACACATACACATAAGGGATAAGGTTATACAAATTATGAATCATATTACTTTTGGCTTATGGATTTAATCTAATGTAAAAAAAGATTTCTTACatggtttattttattatccatCTCTTAGTctttaataacatcaatctCGAAACATCACCCCCCACATTATTAATCTCCTCTTGTCATCATATGGTTAATTTCCAATCAGCTTTCCCCGCACTACTATTATTTGCGTCCATATATATGCATTACAAGAATTTCAATGTCCTAATTTATATGATCAATAACCAATAAAAGAATTATGCATAGGGTAGTATAACAAGCCAATTCGAAGTCCAAACTCATCACTCATCAACAGAAAAGTCCGGTTCTTCTGGCTTCTGCAAAGAAACTCCAGAATCTGTTCCAGAACGCACACGATGCACACCCTTCCTGGCCATCCTCGTAGCATACACAACCACCAACCCTGATCTATACGCTGCTGTCTCACCCTCATGAACATTCTCCCTCGCTCTCAGTTCCGCAGCTTCCTTTCGCTTCTTGTATCGCCTCCATGCAGCTTGTACGAAACATGCAGCCCACGTTCTCCACTGGTGCGAGTAAAACCTGAACAAAAATAATCAGTTGAACACCCCCAATAACCTGTTACAAGCTCCagatagaaataaaagagaaaaaaatatagctATAATAAGCATGATAGAATGGAATTCAAATCATGAATCAGaagattcattttttaaatcgtCAAGTGTAAGATTCATGATCAATAATAACAGCATATACAactaacaaaaacatattaaagCACATATTCATGATCAATAACTAAAAAACTCAAATCTAGGAGCACAAGATGCATAAGTTCTCTTAAATCTGAGTTTGTGAAGCCTATATTTTAGTAGAAAGGAAATGAAGCAACAAATAAAATAGATGCATTAAATGAGTGGGCAACAAATAAAGTAGTGGAGTAATCGAATAGGACAAGTTCAAAAGTGTTCTTTCAATTCctcttcatttaataatttagacTTGTATggctttcaaatttttttttgagaatggtgaaagaaaactaaaaaaaaatgaaatagggAATCCTTGAACCTTGTGAATCGTAAGATTAACATGATTTAATCATGTACTGTAAGATACAAAGTTTTTTAAGATTCATCTTAGGATACGTATCTGTAGGTAGTCAAATTGTATCAAATAGTAAGATTCGAATTGTGAATGGTAAGATTCTGATAACTATGATGATAAGTGATATGATGTAATAAGAATATGCATGCATAAATTAATGAGTGTCGAAATATCATTACTCCAACCTGAACTTGTGTCTGAGTTGTTTGCTGTGCAGTCTTCGGAACTGCGACGCAACGAACTTGAGGTCTTCGGCCATGAGAGCGAAGGCTTCGACTTCTGAGATGGCCTTAACGGTGCGAGTAGAGGAAGGGAGAATGAAGCTTGGACGGGACCCTAAGGCCCATGTTAGGAGCTCCTCGCCGCAGAAATCGCCGGGGCCGATGTGGCAGGAGTTGAAGAAACCGGTGCGGCCTCCGTTGGTGGTGTAGGAATCAAGGTGGCCTCTGATTATGAAGAGGGTCTCGTTCACCGGATCTCCCTCGCGAACAAGGTATGTGTTTTCTGTGCACAGTGCAGGTTTTAGTCTCTCGCAGATTGCGTCCAGCATTCTCTCGTCCATTTGATCAAACAATGGGACCTGTGATACGTGTCAGTTGTCATGAACTACAACAACTATCCAAGATGCTTAGGTTGAAAGACAtgaattgtttaaatttttatatggtaagtatttaaattttttaattttggaggAAGAATTCATAATACTTGATTACGTGTCATGTGAAGGTTAGTCGTGAGCTCTGATAACCCCGGATCACCTAATACTTGTCAAGATATGCTCTCATGTGTGCGTGAAAGAGTATCAAATATGGAAAGATATCAACTTCTTAAATGAGTAGTTTCCGGCCAAGAATATCTTATTtcacaataaattattatatggttTGAGACTATCATGATCCCAATCAATCTCCATATGACATGTAATGATCaactattataaattatttctcaTGAATTAAAAAACTTGACACATGTTACATAGAGATTAATTGGGAGATCATGAACACATGGTGATCTGACACTATgcatataataatttctccttGGTCAAATGCTTAAGAATAGACATCTTTCAGTGTGGTACTAGGAGAAGCAAGCAAGGTTTCATAACCtatgaaacaaataaaacatatcTTCATTTGTCTTGGCATAGTATGTTGCCACTGAGAAAATATAATGGAGAAAGTTTGAGTGAATGacattttataacattttacaaaaaaattagatattgaAGTAATTAATGCATGCATTTCAGGGATCTAGTGAAGGTTTGTTGAAGTGAAAATGGATGTGTAAGTGACTTACTCGTCGAACTAGTTCCAGACAAAGGTGGCGCTTGATGTCTCTCCTCAGATCAGCTGGAAGTCCTTTGAGAAGAGCTTCTTCATCTACCCCTCGTGTAGCCAGCCACTTATATTGGTTATATTTGCGAACAGATTGTCTTAGTTCTGGAGGAAGCTGCCTGTGATGCATCCATTGTTCTGTATCAGTTCTTCTAACCCTCCACTCTTCTAAGCGAACAGTTGTTGATTGCAGGTATGTCTGCCAAAATTTGAGTTCTATTAATCCACATATACAAGAACAGAGTCAGTTTATAGGCTGGTCAAGTGTTTTCTAACAATTCAATGCTATGCGGCTAACTAAACATATAACAGCAAGTTTTGAGGTTGATTTTGGGCTCAATATCTCTCAGATGTAATTTTTGAAGAGGATATGTAGAATCAAGCATACATACATCTAGCAAATTTAATGTTTCATGTAGTACTAGCTTGTAGGACAAAGCTATCTTGGAACTAAGTCatgaaattaagaaattaaagttttctaaaataaaaattctctgaatgaaacaaatgagcgcaaaaagaatttttctattttctgcaTGAAGCACAAGCTGGTCACACCCTCCAAGCAATAAACAATGAGTTTGACTAAATAGGAAGCAGATTGTGGTCCTTGTCTTTAGgcattatcttctaattttcatAGACATTATAAAAGAAGTCAATAACTGGCATATGCAAAGCAGCTCTAGGCTAACTAAGAGAGATAATATAAGTGCACTTACCTGCATATTACCAATCAGCAATCCGAAAAGAACCAATCCAAGGGTTGCAACAACAATGGCGAACATTATTTCTCCAACAAAAGTGCTAGTAAGAAGACCTTGTCCCAAAGAACTACAACCAACAATAAGAAACTCATTAATGCTCAAGGGATAAAAagtaaaaggcttttagtgagtCATGGTCACCTAGATGAGCGATTCTGCTCTATTTGCTAGGGAAGACATCTCATCATTTGCTCAATAATAAGACAAAAATGAAGTAGAGAAGTAGCATTTTGAAGCATATGATTAAATGATGAACACTAGAAATTCCAACTTTCATCTGTCTCTGGCCTTAGTATTTGTAGGTACTCATCTATCCTTCCCATAAACTTGaatataatcatttttcttaatcagcaaaagaaaaaagttcaaTTAGTTTTAGATGACCTTAATTAGTTTAAATCCTTGTTCTCAGGTAcaaataaaaatccttttttccAGATacaggaaaaatagaaaaactaaaatgttTCAAGAGTAAGGTGATAGTCTAAATGCTAAATGAATGATTATATTTTGACAATCCAAAATTTCAAGCACTCAATCAAcaactctcttttctctctatcTTTCTCTTACTATTACACCACATCATCAATCAAATCAATCACTCAtctcttcctttctctcttAAGTTGTAGACAACTTAAGGTTgtccaaaaaacatttttttcggTATAGAAAGCCCAAATAAGACTTACCTCAGATTCCTTAGGCCCCACCAAAGACAAAAGAAGTACTTATGAAAGAATGACGAGGTTGTAACTTGGGATGTCACTGCATCACCGTATATACCAAACTGATAGAAGTTAGCCTTTGGTGAGCATAAAATTGTGATATTACTTGCTATAAACCAGGACACCCTGAGCGAATCTTCAACCCTTTTGCAGTCAAAGAATCCATATTGACAAGATGGCTCCTCCATATCGCAGACACTCCTCCAGCATGCTTCTTGTCTTTCAATTGATAGAAGGTACCAGCTAGCTCCTAAAAACTTCAACCAAAACAGAAGAGTATTAGTGAAGTATGGTATATTTACTTTCTTCATATCATTAAAATAGTTGCTTAACAGCCAATCCTGAAATAAACTTTGCAAGACTAACATATATATGCTTACACTTGAAGTTACTAGAACCTAAGAGTAGCTGAAGAATTTACTGTTACTAAAACATATCTTTTTAGTTGTATAAAAACATATGCCCACATTTTAGCTTGGCTTGGCTTAAATTATTTGAATCAAGAAAATATAAGTCCTATAAGAAAGTCATCTTACTGAATTTGCTATTGAAGTCTTCACCACACCTCTTGTAACAGAGAATTTGGCAACGGGAAAGTGCATGAGCAATCAAGTAAATGCAAGTTTTCATATACTCACATGGCTAGCTAACATGTAAAGCACCAAGTTGTAAGCAGCCCCTGCCCAAGCTGTTTCTGTCACAACCCCTGTAGCTTTTATAATTTGGGATGAAAGTGGAAAAATCAGAAACAGCCTTGGCAAATATTGGAAAATGATGATAAAGCGAAGCACATTCTTTGTGTTTGCCATGGTTGAACCTCCAAGATTGGGGATGACAATCCAAATTAACGCCTGTAATCAATATAATAAGAGCATTTTTAATAAGCAAGTCAAAACACCATGGTTTTGATCAAGATAAAGGAAATCTATAGTGAATTACCTGAGGAAGAGGCAATGCAGCAACAAAGTCTAACCAAAAACCCTTGATCAGGTACCTAGTAGCTATCTTAGAAGAGTCTATAACAAGATCTCCCCTCCCAAATACCCGAGAAGAAGGAGCAACATAAGCTGTACGAAACTTCAAGAGAATCTGAATCATGTAAAACACATCTGCCATTGATCTTATCATTGTGAGGAAAACTTCAAGTGTTGTCCCAATATCGATGCATACTTCATCTCGAACTAGTGGTAAATAAAAGAATAGAGGATCCACAAACAAAGAAACTAAACATGCTACCAAGAGAATCTTGTTCCAACGGTGAATGGTTTGTGCCCGGGGATCtaataatgttctttttctAACTTTCTCATAATCCTCTGAGAATACTCTTGACAATACTCTAGCCTTCAGGAACTTCCTTGTGTCCTTCTTCAGACCCTTTTTGCCGCTAGTCTCAGCTACTTGTGTTTCATTAGGCTTGATTCCATTGCCGCCATTTGTTGTTGGCAATTTTGCTAATTCAGCATCATCTTGAAATCTATAAAGTGAAACTTTACATTAGAGGCTAATAAATTATGAAGATAATTTATTCAGTTACTGAAAGCATGCAATTTACAGTTGATCAGCATAAAAATTCAATAATCTAAAGAAATAGTACATACTAGATAGTAACTTTAGAATTTGGAAGGTATACTAGGAAAGAGACTCACCTTACAAATCTTGAACAATCAGCAGCCATACTGATTTTCCACAAGTGTCAACTTCTCTCAATCAGCAACAAGATGCTGAGAACAAAGGAAATTAgggattaaataatttatatgcatCAGTTGTTGAATCAATGATTTTGAGCTTTTTGCTAGTGAAATTAACTAATGAGGAAATGTAGACCATAGCAAAAGGAAGACCCATTCATGTCTGTTGGGACCAGGATTCTTgtgaacaataaaataaaatatacatgaaACTTAGAGATGAAGGCATGAAGCTATCCAATTGTGAATAAAAATTCCCTATGTGATGGCATCTCTGTGGAGATGATGTTCAATATCCTTAAACCCAGCAAAAGTTACGGAGAAAACTTATGAACAATAAATTGTACTTAATGCATTGAATGTATTCAAAATATGACCCAAATTTTAAACCATCAATGCTTATATTTCTTATGAAAGGTAGGAGTCACCAAAACCATATAAATAAGACCCCAACAAAATACAAATCAACCACTGAAACAGTAGTGGCCAAAAAATGTAACTCTCTAACGGGCATAGCATGTAGATAATAAGACCATATATGTAATAGACTCACggattttatgaataaaaatgcacttttttgtaaaagtttagTTTCTTACAGCTATTCAAATTAACCGAGAGGGGAGAAGCAGCAGTTAAAGTGAAACACATTTCAAAGCATTTGACTCTGCTGCAACTGCAAGCAAAGCCATGTCACATAAAACCAACCAATTCTTCCATTTCCAAGTTCCACTCCCTTCCTTGTTTCACCACCGTGAAGGATTAGCATCTAACATGAACACAAGTAGATGCTACGCTAGCCAAAAAACCATGTTTAAGGATCGAAAAAAAAACGTTAGATGGGTTGGTTGCAAAATGTGAGAAGAAGAGTACTATGTTCCTCTATAGTTGTTAATTACATTACACCCCCCCTAAACAATGGGTGTTCATACTCATgaacaaccaaaacaaaaaacaaaaccgTATTCACAACCCAAAtggttaatttaaaatttaaaatgtttgaaGACGGAAGAGCCTATGCAAACACAAGGAAAATGACATAATGCAAATATACCTATACTCACTCACATATATGCAAATAAAGACAAATGAAAAGGGAGAACAAGTTGTGTTTGATCATAAGCGTGTAAAAAGCAATTGGCTATGGATGAGGAAGAGCCAGAAAGGGGTGTCAAAGTCCAACCAAAGAAGCTATCTGGCTGGAGACAGAGAGGTAAAGATGGTCCAAAAGGAAGGTTGCAGTTGTAGCTTGCTTTTTCTTCAACGTGTGAAGTTGACTACGTTAGATACGCTTGTTAGGGAACCTTAACATGTGTCATTTTCTTCTCACTCAGTCCCACTTTTGAGGTACCACtttatttcattatatataataataattcataaaataaaaaccgTAACAACATTTATATGAAGTGATTTCTTATACAgaattttatgtaaattaaGCTTAGGCTATCCAACGTTAAACatgattaaataagaaaaagacaTGAAAAACGTTGTAGGGGCACCTGACAGCAAGCTCTTTTTCGACTCTGTTAGACGTAATTATCGGAACAAAGTGGTGTCGGTGTGTAATAGTTTCTTTTGTGTAGGATTTGGGATCCTATTTCAACCTTTCCAGTTACCGCAAGTGGTATTCAGCTAGCATGGTATTTTCTTTGGTTTCTTCAAATGCATATTCTTTTGAAGGTAACTAGATCTTGACCCATaacattttaagatttttatttgaattttgtattgtatgtactgtgttatatttttatctccatgttttcattaaaaaaaatatcataataatttagatattaacgTGACATTAGGTAGATTGTTCATCTTCATggattaaatgaaaaatttatatttggcatgcatatatcatttttattttaatatattgacaTATTCATATACATAtcaatgtataaaataaaattaacattttttcaggtaaaaaaataaaaaaaattatttatttaagtgagaagataaaaaataaaaataaaatttatttccttaaaattaattgtagACATAAAATTTGCGTGAAGAATATAATAGTGAttatgttgatattttttaagtattaaatatatattaattatgtataagaaatattatttttcataggacaaaaataattagtaaaaaaattgtccTTATTAATTTAACTAGTTTTTGTTTCCCATGCGATGTATtggatgaatttttattttacgagtggtggagtaattttttaaaattacatgtaaaatttaaaaataaatttatatagtcggtttttaattatttaatatataaataatattttaataaaaaatttcttcatagtaaaattttataattattaatttaactttAACTATTCCTAGTTTCAAAACGTATTTATAATACTTTtgaagcttaattttttttataccagatatgaaaatttaaataattaataatag
Above is a window of Glycine soja cultivar W05 chromosome 12, ASM419377v2, whole genome shotgun sequence DNA encoding:
- the LOC114379167 gene encoding protein CNGC15b-like, with protein sequence MAADCSRFVRFQDDAELAKLPTTNGGNGIKPNETQVAETSGKKGLKKDTRKFLKARVLSRVFSEDYEKVRKRTLLDPRAQTIHRWNKILLVACLVSLFVDPLFFYLPLVRDEVCIDIGTTLEVFLTMIRSMADVFYMIQILLKFRTAYVAPSSRVFGRGDLVIDSSKIATRYLIKGFWLDFVAALPLPQALIWIVIPNLGGSTMANTKNVLRFIIIFQYLPRLFLIFPLSSQIIKATGVVTETAWAGAAYNLVLYMLASHFLGASWYLLSIERQEACWRSVCDMEEPSCQYGFFDCKRVEDSLRVSWFIASNITILCSPKANFYQFGIYGDAVTSQVTTSSFFHKYFFCLWWGLRNLSSLGQGLLTSTFVGEIMFAIVVATLGLVLFGLLIGNMQTYLQSTTVRLEEWRVRRTDTEQWMHHRQLPPELRQSVRKYNQYKWLATRGVDEEALLKGLPADLRRDIKRHLCLELVRRVPLFDQMDERMLDAICERLKPALCTENTYLVREGDPVNETLFIIRGHLDSYTTNGGRTGFFNSCHIGPGDFCGEELLTWALGSRPSFILPSSTRTVKAISEVEAFALMAEDLKFVASQFRRLHSKQLRHKFRFYSHQWRTWAACFVQAAWRRYKKRKEAAELRARENVHEGETAAYRSGLVVVYATRMARKGVHRVRSGTDSGVSLQKPEEPDFSVDE